Proteins from a single region of Syntrophales bacterium:
- the hisH gene encoding imidazole glycerol phosphate synthase subunit HisH yields MIGIVDYRAGNLTSVARALHSLNLPCEVTSDPARLDRAERIIFPGVGAAGEAMANLRTSGLDGWIHRWVGDGRPVLGICLGTQVIFDKSEEDGGTSCLGILPGVVRRFPAGLQEGGEKLKIPHMGWNSVHFLKGHPVFAGIPSEAEFYFVHSFYPDPADRERIVGETRYGIPFSAAVAYRNLVAVQFHPEKSGRPGLQILENFSRWRGSDAE; encoded by the coding sequence ATGATCGGCATCGTGGATTACCGGGCCGGAAACCTCACCAGCGTGGCCCGGGCCCTGCACTCCCTGAACCTGCCCTGCGAGGTGACCAGCGACCCGGCCCGGCTGGACCGGGCGGAGCGCATCATCTTCCCGGGCGTGGGCGCCGCGGGGGAGGCCATGGCCAACCTGCGGACCTCCGGACTGGACGGGTGGATCCACCGCTGGGTCGGTGACGGCCGGCCGGTCCTGGGGATCTGCCTGGGCACCCAGGTGATCTTCGACAAGAGCGAAGAGGACGGCGGAACCTCCTGCCTGGGAATCCTTCCCGGCGTCGTCCGCCGCTTTCCCGCCGGCCTGCAGGAGGGCGGGGAAAAGCTCAAGATCCCCCACATGGGCTGGAACTCCGTGCACTTCCTGAAAGGCCATCCCGTGTTCGCGGGAATCCCGTCGGAGGCGGAGTTCTATTTCGTCCACTCTTTCTATCCGGATCCGGCGGACCGGGAACGGATCGTCGGGGAGACCCGCTACGGAATCCCCTTTAGCGCCGCCGTTGCATACCGGAATCTCGTGGCCGTTCAGTTCCATCCCGAGAAGAGCGGCCGGCCGGGGCTTCAGATTCTGGAAAATTTCAGCCGCTGGAGGGGAAGCGATGCTGAGTAA
- a CDS encoding TIGR01212 family radical SAM protein (This family includes YhcC from E. coli K-12, an uncharacterized radical SAM protein.) → MTKPDFWKNTKRYYDLKSYWMNRFGCRVYKLPVDAGFTCPNRDGSVASGGCVYCDGRGSRLRMAGPLPSVTDQLLKGMAYYREHRQAARFLAYFQTFTNTYAPVERLRRLYGEALDLPDVAGLSIGTRPDCLPDEVLDILEELARDRHVWIELGLQSIHDRTLARINRGHPAEQFLDAVRRASGRNIHLCAHIIAGLPGETREDVLETARTLAALPIDGIKIHCLLVLSGTSLGTLYEREPFPLWSREQYVETVCDVLEILPPRMVIQRLTADGYRDIFLAPGWAVNKMAVLGAIDRELERRNTHQGIRCKDENT, encoded by the coding sequence TTGACCAAACCGGATTTCTGGAAAAACACAAAGCGCTATTATGACCTGAAAAGCTACTGGATGAACCGGTTCGGCTGCCGGGTTTACAAGCTGCCCGTCGACGCCGGATTCACCTGCCCGAACCGCGATGGATCCGTCGCCTCGGGCGGCTGCGTGTATTGCGACGGCCGCGGCTCCAGGCTCCGCATGGCGGGCCCCCTGCCGTCCGTCACGGACCAGTTGCTCAAGGGAATGGCGTACTACCGGGAGCATCGCCAGGCTGCCCGGTTCCTCGCCTATTTCCAGACCTTCACGAACACCTATGCCCCGGTGGAGCGTCTGCGCCGCCTCTACGGGGAGGCCCTGGACCTGCCGGACGTGGCCGGACTGTCCATCGGAACCCGCCCCGACTGCCTGCCCGACGAAGTCCTGGATATCCTGGAGGAGCTGGCGCGGGACCGCCACGTCTGGATCGAGCTGGGTCTCCAGTCGATCCACGACCGGACCCTGGCCCGGATCAACCGCGGCCACCCGGCGGAGCAGTTCCTCGATGCAGTGCGCCGGGCCTCCGGAAGAAACATTCACCTCTGCGCGCACATCATCGCCGGACTGCCCGGAGAGACCCGGGAGGATGTTCTCGAAACGGCCCGGACCCTGGCAGCCCTTCCCATCGACGGCATCAAGATCCACTGCCTCCTGGTGCTTTCGGGAACGTCTCTCGGAACGCTTTACGAACGGGAGCCATTTCCGCTATGGAGCCGGGAACAGTATGTGGAGACCGTCTGCGACGTCCTGGAGATCCTGCCGCCGCGGATGGTCATCCAGCGATTGACCGCGGACGGGTACCGGGATATATTCCTCGCCCCCGGGTGGGCCGTCAACAAGATGGCCGTTCTGGGCGCCATCGATCGCGAACTGGAGCGACGGAACACCCATCAGGGAATTCGCTGTAAGGACGAAAACACATGA